Proteins from one Ananas comosus cultivar F153 linkage group 5, ASM154086v1, whole genome shotgun sequence genomic window:
- the LOC109710025 gene encoding 18.1 kDa class I heat shock protein-like: protein MSLFPRMLGLWPWDSARGFPYENVASDDLADAPLDWKETPDAHVIKIDLPGLKKEDVRVEAEDGGVLTVSGDRGARDEAGREGEKWHCAERSAGKFVRRLRLPDNAKVDEAKAKMEDGVLTVTVPKEKKAKKLGVRRVEILGRGDKKGEESKSKEGAVCCRFWP from the coding sequence ATGTCGCTCTTTCCGCGCATGCTGGGACTGTGGCCGTGGGACTCCGCCCGCGGCTTTCCCTACGAGAACGTCGCATCCGACGACCTGGCGGACGCCCCGCTCGACTGGAAGGAGACGCCGGACGCGCACGTGATCAAGATCGACCTCCCGGGGCTGAAGAAGGAGGACGTGAGGGTGGAGGCGGAGGACGGCGGGGTGCTCACCGTCAGCGGCGACCGCGGCGCCCGCGACGAGGCCGGCCGGGAGGGCGAGAAGTGGCACTGCGCCGAGCGGAGCGCGGGGAAGTTCGTGCGAAGGCTTCGGCTTCCGGATAACGCGAAGGTCGACGAGGCGAAGGCCAAGATGGAGGACGGAGTGCTGACGGTGACGGTGCCCAAAGAGAAGAAGGCCAAGAAGCTGGGCGTCAGGAGAGTTGAGATTCTCGGCAGAGGAGACAAGAAGGGAGAAGAGAGCAAGAGCAAGGAAGGGGCGGTCTGTTGCAGGTTTTGGCCGTGA